A window of the Nocardia sp. NBC_01329 genome harbors these coding sequences:
- a CDS encoding MCE family protein has translation MMRRPELRLPGARHRIAAVAVGLALALSATGCQYDGLNSLPMPGTEGTGEGSYQVRIQMPNVTTLTRNSPVRVDDVAVGTVTDIEVEDWHALVTVSLNPDVMLPANATAKIGQTSLLGSNHVELAPPADVAPQGRLAAGDVIPLDRAGVYPTTEQVLSSLSVVLNGGGISQLENITGELNKALVGNEDEVRDLIPQMNDLIRNLDGQRNDIIAAMEGLDRVSGQFVQQTDVVAAAIEEIHPALTVLADRRQNITTTITKLGELSDVVNRLIAASGDDLKANLANLAPVLQTLADTGADLTESLKIIASFPFPLKNLDKAIKGDYLNLFMTVDLTGARLDSNFLTGTGLGGMFGGVEVALGQVAGAAGQQGNPLTAPLAPPPGAPAAGAQPQPTIPGLPPIPGLPAIPGLTVPMPGQQPQGGEGR, from the coding sequence ATGATGCGCCGGCCCGAGTTGCGGCTGCCGGGCGCCCGGCACCGGATCGCGGCGGTGGCCGTCGGGCTGGCGTTGGCGCTGTCGGCCACCGGCTGCCAGTACGACGGACTCAACTCGTTGCCGATGCCCGGTACCGAGGGCACCGGCGAGGGCTCCTATCAGGTCCGGATCCAGATGCCGAACGTGACGACGCTGACCCGGAACTCACCCGTGCGGGTCGACGATGTCGCGGTCGGCACGGTCACCGATATCGAGGTGGAGGACTGGCACGCGCTGGTCACCGTCTCGCTTAACCCCGATGTGATGCTGCCGGCCAATGCGACCGCCAAGATCGGTCAGACGAGTCTCCTGGGCAGTAACCACGTCGAGCTGGCCCCGCCCGCCGATGTGGCACCACAGGGCCGGCTCGCCGCAGGCGATGTCATCCCGCTGGACCGCGCCGGGGTCTACCCGACGACCGAGCAGGTGTTGTCCTCGCTGTCGGTGGTGCTCAACGGCGGCGGTATCTCGCAGCTGGAGAACATCACCGGCGAACTCAACAAAGCGCTCGTCGGCAACGAGGACGAGGTACGTGATCTGATCCCGCAGATGAACGATCTGATCCGCAATCTCGACGGGCAGCGCAACGACATCATCGCCGCGATGGAAGGTTTGGACCGGGTCAGCGGACAATTCGTTCAGCAGACCGATGTGGTGGCCGCCGCCATCGAGGAGATCCATCCGGCGCTGACCGTGCTCGCCGACCGTCGGCAGAACATCACCACCACCATCACGAAACTGGGTGAGCTCAGTGATGTGGTGAACCGCCTGATCGCCGCCAGCGGTGACGATCTGAAGGCGAACCTGGCGAACCTGGCTCCGGTCCTACAGACCCTCGCCGACACCGGCGCCGATCTCACCGAATCGCTCAAGATCATCGCCTCTTTTCCGTTCCCGCTGAAGAATCTGGACAAAGCGATCAAGGGCGACTACCTGAACCTCTTCATGACCGTCGATCTCACCGGCGCCCGGCTGGATTCCAACTTCCTCACCGGCACCGGGCTCGGCGGCATGTTCGGCGGCGTCGAAGTGGCACTCGGTCAGGTGGCCGGAGCCGCCGGCCAGCAGGGCAACCCGCTGACCGCACCGCTGGCGCCTCCGCCCGGCGCGCCCGCCGCCGGTGCACAGCCGCAACCCACTATTCCGGGGCTACCGCCGATTCCCGGCCTGCCCGCCATTCCCGGATTGACCGTGCCGATGCCCGGGCAGCAGCCGCAAGGGGGCGAGGGCCGGTGA
- a CDS encoding MCE family protein, translating into MSALKDKVGAVPGKWVAIVAGVVVVALVAFGGYTAFQRITKNEITAYFTSTSGLYAGDDVRVLGVPIGKIDSIEPGKDQVKVTMSLDGSVDLPADARAVIIAPSLVSARFIQIAPAYTGGDTLTDGAEIPLEHTAVPVEWDDIKTELNKLSTALGPVGDDPQGSFGRFVDTAADNLDGNGDSFRATLHELSATLTTLSDGRTDLFGTIRNLQKFVDVLSKSNDQIVEFGGRLASVSGVLAGVSQDLGAGLDNLDLALGDVHRFLDGSGTELTEGVQRLADVTQILVDKRPELEQALHSGPTALVNFYQIYKPAQGTLTGAVSLNNFADPVSFLCGSVRALEQNESSTSADLCAQYLAPVLSSLAMNYLPLMTNPATGVTAFPNQLQYTTPDLAGKVDPQKVGPPAAPEPAPITVPAGIAGLAIPGVQLPHIPGLPGGGR; encoded by the coding sequence ATGAGCGCTCTGAAGGACAAGGTCGGGGCTGTTCCCGGTAAGTGGGTGGCGATCGTCGCGGGTGTCGTGGTGGTGGCGCTGGTCGCCTTCGGCGGGTACACGGCGTTCCAGCGGATCACCAAGAACGAGATCACCGCCTACTTCACCTCCACCAGCGGCCTCTACGCGGGCGACGACGTGCGAGTGCTCGGGGTGCCGATCGGCAAGATCGACAGCATCGAACCGGGCAAGGACCAGGTGAAGGTCACCATGTCGCTCGACGGCAGCGTCGATCTGCCCGCCGACGCGCGGGCCGTGATCATCGCACCGTCGCTGGTATCGGCCCGATTCATCCAGATCGCGCCCGCCTACACCGGCGGCGACACACTCACCGACGGTGCCGAGATCCCGCTCGAGCACACCGCGGTCCCGGTCGAATGGGACGACATCAAAACCGAACTGAACAAACTCTCGACCGCGCTCGGCCCGGTCGGTGACGACCCCCAGGGCTCCTTCGGCCGGTTCGTCGACACCGCGGCCGACAACCTGGACGGCAACGGCGACAGTTTCCGCGCCACTCTGCACGAGCTCTCGGCCACGCTGACCACTCTGTCCGACGGTCGCACCGATCTGTTCGGCACCATCCGGAACCTGCAGAAGTTCGTGGACGTGCTCTCCAAGAGCAACGATCAGATCGTCGAATTCGGCGGCCGGTTGGCGTCGGTATCGGGGGTGCTGGCGGGGGTTTCCCAGGATCTCGGAGCGGGTCTGGACAATCTGGATCTCGCGCTCGGTGATGTGCACCGGTTCCTCGACGGCAGCGGCACCGAACTCACCGAGGGCGTGCAGCGGCTCGCCGACGTCACCCAGATCCTGGTCGACAAACGACCGGAACTCGAACAGGCCCTGCATTCCGGCCCGACCGCGCTGGTGAACTTCTACCAGATCTACAAGCCCGCCCAGGGCACGCTGACCGGCGCCGTCTCACTGAACAACTTCGCCGATCCGGTGAGCTTCCTGTGCGGTTCGGTGCGCGCGCTCGAACAGAACGAGAGCAGCACCAGTGCTGATCTGTGCGCCCAGTACCTCGCCCCGGTGCTCAGCTCGCTGGCCATGAACTACCTGCCCCTCATGACCAACCCCGCCACCGGTGTGACGGCGTTCCCGAACCAGTTGCAGTACACGACACCGGATCTGGCGGGAAAGGTGGATCCGCAGAAGGTCGGCCCGCCGGCCGCGCCCGAGCCCGCGCCGATCACCGTACCGGCGGGGATCGCGGGCCTGGCCATTCCCGGCGTGCAACTTCCCCATATTCCCGGCCTGCCCGGAGGAGGACGATGA
- a CDS encoding MCE family protein: MKEQSRAVTIGIVGLVLAVAVALSALQFERLPFIRSGATYTAYFADAGGLVTGDDVEVAGVRSGKVEDVELDGAQVLVRFSLDESIVLGDKTSAAIKTNTVLGRKSLSVAPDGDGALKVADTIPLTRTTSPYSLNEALGDLAGTVGGLDLQKVDQTLDALSSAFADTPAPLRSALDGVTALSRTINARDQALSDLLRRAQDVTKILADRADSINALLVDGNQLLGELDRRRTAISQMIVYVNALAQQLSGLVHDNEAQLKPALDKLNSVLDLLQRNRDNINGALDGLGPFAAALGEQVGSGPYFNAYVVNASSETLHPLVDALVWPQHLPESLRAYLLEPGPKIGPAAEEPPR, translated from the coding sequence ATGAAAGAGCAATCGCGCGCGGTGACCATCGGCATCGTCGGGTTGGTCCTCGCCGTGGCGGTCGCGCTGTCGGCCCTGCAGTTCGAACGGCTGCCGTTCATTCGCAGTGGTGCGACCTACACCGCCTACTTCGCCGACGCCGGCGGTCTGGTGACCGGTGACGATGTGGAGGTCGCGGGGGTCCGGTCGGGCAAGGTCGAGGACGTGGAGCTCGACGGTGCGCAGGTGCTGGTGCGCTTCAGCCTCGACGAATCGATCGTGCTCGGTGACAAGACCTCGGCCGCCATCAAGACCAACACCGTGCTCGGCCGTAAATCGCTGTCCGTCGCCCCGGACGGGGACGGTGCCCTGAAGGTCGCCGACACCATTCCGCTGACCCGCACCACCTCGCCGTACTCGCTGAACGAAGCGCTCGGTGATCTCGCCGGGACCGTGGGCGGCCTCGACCTGCAGAAGGTGGATCAGACGCTGGACGCGTTGTCCTCCGCGTTCGCTGACACTCCGGCGCCGCTGCGTTCGGCACTGGACGGGGTCACCGCGTTGTCGCGGACCATCAACGCCCGCGACCAGGCGCTGTCGGATCTGCTGCGCCGGGCCCAGGATGTCACCAAGATCCTGGCCGACCGTGCCGATTCCATCAACGCGCTGTTGGTGGACGGTAATCAGCTGCTCGGCGAACTGGATCGGCGGCGCACCGCCATCAGCCAGATGATCGTCTATGTGAACGCACTGGCCCAGCAGCTGTCCGGGCTGGTGCACGATAACGAGGCTCAGCTGAAACCGGCGCTGGACAAACTCAACTCGGTGCTCGACCTGTTGCAGCGCAACCGGGACAACATCAACGGCGCGCTCGACGGACTGGGTCCGTTCGCCGCCGCGCTCGGTGAACAGGTCGGCAGCGGACCGTACTTCAACGCATACGTCGTCAACGCCAGCAGTGAGACGCTGCACCCGCTGGTGGACGCGCTGGTGTGGCCGCAGCACCTGCCCGAATCGCTGCGCGCTTATCTCCTCGAACCCGGTCCCAAGATCGGCCCGGCCGCAGAGGAGCCGCCGCGATGA
- a CDS encoding MCE family protein, whose protein sequence is MSLIFAGLAVVFSQMRFSRETGYNAVFTSASGMLPGDKVRIAGVPVGSISSVKVDDEYHAHVKFDVDTEYRLLTSTRATIRYENLVGDRYLELLEGPGAATALNKGGTIGLDKTAPALDLDMLLGGFKPLLRGLDPAQVNDLTNALLQIFQGQGGTLVELLNSGGSFTKTLADRDALIGSVIDNLNSVLKTIDDRGDQFATTIDELRRLVSGLAADRDPIGAALPRIADATAATTDLLAQARPDLAATIAQTGRLATNLDNGSDTVQWVLDKLPATYRKLIRIGSYGSFLQLYVCRTNFLIDGPGGKPLLLELPGEQTTGRCTSE, encoded by the coding sequence ATGAGCCTGATCTTCGCCGGTCTGGCAGTGGTCTTCTCGCAGATGCGTTTTTCCCGGGAAACCGGATACAACGCGGTTTTCACCAGCGCCTCGGGCATGCTGCCCGGCGACAAGGTCCGGATCGCCGGTGTCCCGGTCGGGTCCATCTCCTCGGTGAAGGTCGACGACGAATACCACGCCCACGTGAAATTCGATGTCGACACCGAGTACCGGCTGCTGACCAGTACCCGCGCCACCATCCGCTACGAGAACCTGGTCGGCGACCGCTACCTCGAGCTGCTCGAGGGCCCCGGTGCGGCCACCGCCTTGAACAAGGGCGGCACCATCGGCCTGGACAAGACCGCGCCCGCACTGGATCTGGACATGCTGCTGGGCGGGTTCAAACCGCTGCTGCGCGGACTGGACCCGGCGCAGGTCAACGATCTGACCAATGCGCTGCTGCAGATCTTCCAGGGCCAGGGCGGAACCCTGGTCGAACTGCTCAACAGCGGCGGATCGTTCACCAAGACTCTCGCCGACCGGGACGCACTCATCGGCAGTGTCATCGACAATTTGAACTCGGTGCTGAAAACGATCGACGATCGCGGCGACCAGTTCGCCACCACCATCGACGAACTGCGTCGCCTGGTGAGCGGGCTGGCCGCGGATCGTGACCCCATCGGCGCCGCATTGCCGCGCATCGCCGACGCCACCGCCGCGACCACCGATCTGCTGGCCCAGGCCCGCCCCGATCTGGCGGCGACCATCGCGCAGACCGGGCGGTTGGCCACCAACCTCGACAACGGTTCGGACACCGTGCAGTGGGTGCTCGACAAACTGCCGGCCACCTACCGCAAGCTGATCCGCATCGGTTCCTACGGTTCGTTCCTGCAGCTCTACGTGTGCCGGACGAACTTCCTGATCGACGGTCCGGGCGGGAAACCGCTGCTGCTCGAGCTACCCGGTGAGCAGACGACCGGAAGGTGTACCAGCGAATGA
- a CDS encoding MCE family protein, with product MVLAAVAAVTVSLTMFFGGFTPSVEVTVSAPRSGLVLDPDAKVKVRGVQIGRVAGIDRTVDGTDLRLALNPDLLHLVPANSTVDIRSTTVFGAKYINFVIPQQPDAQSLQPGALLAADQVTVEFNTIFQHLSDVLADVQPEKLNATLAALGTALEGRGESLGQLLADSDSYLREINPMLPTLQRDLNTTAAVTNLYADTSGDLLRAVDGATVSSRTLTESESDVDSLLANLTGLADTTGAVLRDNEGQIDTALDLLRPTGELLNGYKEALFCLIGGSAKALPLGEAVFGGGQEGVALNTGFMYGSPPYTYPNDLPKVNATGGPQCAGLLDRVPDSHSNYVVTDTSEGHPYTPVTKLQLNAPKVFQVLFAGLPGVGQ from the coding sequence ATGGTGCTGGCCGCGGTGGCAGCCGTAACCGTCTCGCTGACCATGTTCTTCGGCGGTTTCACCCCGAGCGTCGAGGTGACGGTGTCCGCGCCGCGCAGCGGCCTGGTGCTGGACCCCGACGCCAAGGTCAAGGTGCGCGGGGTGCAGATCGGCCGGGTCGCCGGAATCGACCGCACAGTCGACGGCACCGATCTGCGACTGGCCCTGAATCCGGACCTGCTGCATCTGGTCCCGGCCAACTCGACTGTGGACATCCGCTCGACCACGGTGTTCGGCGCCAAGTACATCAACTTCGTGATCCCGCAGCAGCCGGACGCGCAATCGCTGCAACCGGGCGCGCTGCTGGCGGCCGACCAGGTGACCGTCGAGTTCAATACGATCTTCCAGCATCTCAGCGATGTGCTCGCCGATGTGCAGCCGGAGAAGCTGAACGCCACGCTGGCCGCGCTGGGCACCGCCCTGGAGGGTCGAGGGGAAAGTCTCGGCCAACTACTCGCCGACAGCGACTCCTACCTGCGCGAGATCAACCCGATGCTGCCCACCCTGCAGCGCGACCTGAACACCACGGCCGCGGTGACCAACCTCTACGCCGATACCTCCGGGGATCTGCTGCGTGCCGTGGACGGCGCGACGGTCAGCAGCCGGACCCTCACCGAATCGGAATCCGATGTCGATTCGCTGCTGGCGAATCTCACCGGTCTGGCCGACACCACCGGCGCGGTGCTGCGCGATAACGAAGGGCAGATCGATACCGCTCTGGACCTGCTCCGCCCGACCGGTGAGCTGTTGAACGGCTACAAGGAAGCGTTGTTCTGCCTGATCGGCGGTAGCGCCAAGGCCCTGCCCCTGGGTGAAGCGGTCTTCGGCGGCGGACAGGAAGGTGTCGCCCTGAACACGGGATTCATGTACGGGTCTCCGCCCTACACCTATCCGAACGATCTACCGAAGGTGAACGCCACGGGTGGGCCACAGTGCGCGGGTCTGCTCGATCGAGTGCCGGACAGCCATTCCAACTATGTCGTCACCGACACCTCGGAAGGGCATCCCTACACACCGGTGACGAAGTTGCAGCTGAACGCACCCAAGGTCTTCCAGGTACTGTTCGCCGGACTCCCGGGGGTGGGTCAGTGA
- a CDS encoding MlaE family ABC transporter permease, translating into MSASVIIQSRFPRVTRRFRRWSTSLDNLGKHAVFYGKAIGSMPRALVHYRTETIRLIAEISMGSGALAVIGGTVVIVGFLTLFSGGTIAVQGYSSLGNIGVEALTGFFAAFLNVRIAAPVISGIGLAATIGAGSTAQLGAMRVAEEIDALEAMAIRPVPYLVGTRVLAGMIAIVPLYALAVIASFVASRFATVVIYGQSAGVYDHYFSTFLIPSDILWSFAQAILMALAVMMIHTYHGYNAAGGPVGVGIAVGNAVRSSLVAVVTVTLLVSLAVYGTSGNFNLSG; encoded by the coding sequence ATGTCGGCCTCGGTGATCATCCAGTCCCGTTTTCCCAGAGTCACCCGTCGTTTCCGCCGCTGGTCGACCTCCCTCGACAATCTCGGCAAACACGCGGTGTTCTACGGCAAGGCGATCGGCTCCATGCCGCGCGCACTCGTGCACTACCGCACCGAGACGATCCGGCTCATCGCCGAGATCAGCATGGGTAGCGGCGCGTTGGCGGTGATCGGCGGCACCGTGGTGATCGTCGGCTTCCTGACGCTGTTCTCCGGCGGCACCATCGCCGTACAGGGCTACAGCTCCCTCGGCAATATCGGGGTCGAGGCGCTGACCGGCTTCTTCGCCGCCTTCCTCAATGTTCGGATCGCCGCCCCGGTGATCTCCGGAATCGGCCTGGCGGCCACCATCGGGGCGGGATCCACCGCCCAGCTGGGCGCCATGCGGGTGGCCGAGGAAATCGATGCCCTGGAAGCGATGGCGATCCGGCCGGTGCCCTATTTGGTCGGCACCCGGGTACTCGCCGGGATGATCGCCATCGTGCCGCTCTACGCGTTGGCCGTGATCGCGTCGTTCGTCGCCAGCCGGTTCGCCACCGTGGTCATCTACGGCCAGTCGGCCGGTGTGTACGACCACTACTTCTCCACATTCCTTATTCCGAGCGACATTCTTTGGTCGTTCGCCCAAGCCATCCTCATGGCGCTGGCGGTGATGATGATCCATACGTATCACGGCTACAACGCGGCCGGCGGCCCGGTCGGGGTGGGTATCGCGGTGGGTAACGCGGTACGCAGCTCGCTGGTCGCGGTGGTCACGGTGACCCTGTTGGTATCCCTGGCGGTATACGGCACCTCCGGCAACTTCAACCTTTCCGGATAG
- a CDS encoding MlaE family ABC transporter permease, whose amino-acid sequence MNKVLTVPLGAVGGFFELAASVARASFRRPFQMREFIDQSWFVARVSIVPTLLVAIPFTVLVSFTLNILLREIGAADLSGAGAAFGAVTQVGPIVTVLIVAGAGATAICADLGARTIREEIDAMKVLGIDPIHRLVVPRVLASMFVALLLNSLVCTIGIVGGFLFSVYLQDVNPGAFVNGITLLTHLPELLISAVKAGLFGLIAGMVACYLGLNVKGGPKSVGDAVNQTVVFAFMALFVVNVVVTAVGLKFAVR is encoded by the coding sequence ATGAACAAGGTCCTTACCGTGCCATTGGGGGCCGTCGGCGGATTCTTCGAACTCGCCGCATCGGTGGCCCGGGCGAGTTTTCGCCGGCCGTTCCAGATGCGCGAGTTCATCGACCAGTCGTGGTTCGTCGCGCGAGTGTCGATCGTGCCGACACTTCTGGTGGCCATACCCTTCACCGTGCTGGTGAGCTTCACGCTGAACATCCTGCTGCGCGAAATCGGCGCCGCGGACCTCAGCGGCGCGGGCGCGGCCTTCGGCGCGGTGACCCAGGTGGGGCCGATCGTCACCGTCCTCATCGTGGCCGGCGCCGGAGCCACCGCCATCTGCGCGGATCTCGGCGCCCGGACCATCCGCGAAGAGATCGACGCCATGAAAGTGCTCGGTATCGACCCCATCCATCGGTTGGTGGTACCGCGCGTCCTGGCATCGATGTTCGTCGCGCTGCTGCTGAACAGCCTGGTCTGCACCATCGGCATCGTGGGCGGGTTCCTGTTCTCGGTCTATCTACAGGATGTGAACCCCGGTGCCTTCGTCAACGGCATCACGCTGCTGACCCATCTCCCCGAACTGCTCATTTCCGCGGTCAAAGCAGGTCTTTTCGGTTTGATCGCCGGAATGGTGGCCTGTTATCTGGGTTTGAACGTTAAAGGTGGTCCCAAAAGTGTCGGTGATGCGGTGAACCAGACAGTGGTTTTCGCCTTCATGGCGCTGTTCGTGGTGAACGTCGTGGTCACCGCCGTCGGTCTCAAATTCGCGGTGCGGTGA
- a CDS encoding 3-oxoacyl-ACP reductase, translating into MSDTDTSLAGRVAIVTGAGAGLGKAEALALAAAGASVVINDLAESDAVAQTLEQVRALGAKAEFVAGSVAERSTADALITAATESFGGLDIVVNNAGITRDKMLFNLSDEDWDAVLAVHLRGHFLLTRNAGAYWRAKSKEAGAPVYGRIVNTSSEAGLLGPEGQANYAAAKAGITALTLSASRALNRFGVRANAICPRARTAMTEQVFSAAPEGEVDPLSPDHVARLVAYLASPAAEAVNGQVFVVYGPMVALMAAPVVEQRFDAAGSLWSGDDLATTLTGYFAGREEGRTFSATALHELG; encoded by the coding sequence GTGAGCGATACAGATACCAGCCTTGCCGGGCGAGTTGCGATCGTGACCGGAGCGGGTGCGGGCCTGGGTAAGGCCGAAGCGCTCGCCCTGGCCGCAGCCGGAGCCTCGGTCGTGATCAACGATCTGGCCGAGTCCGACGCCGTGGCCCAGACGCTGGAGCAGGTGCGGGCACTCGGCGCCAAGGCCGAGTTCGTGGCCGGAAGTGTCGCCGAGCGGTCCACCGCCGACGCATTGATCACCGCCGCCACCGAATCCTTCGGTGGCCTGGACATCGTGGTCAACAACGCGGGTATCACCCGCGACAAAATGCTGTTCAACCTGTCCGATGAGGACTGGGACGCGGTCCTCGCGGTCCACCTGCGCGGACATTTCCTGCTGACCCGCAATGCCGGGGCCTACTGGCGGGCGAAATCCAAGGAAGCCGGCGCGCCGGTCTACGGCCGGATCGTCAATACCTCTTCCGAAGCCGGGCTCCTCGGTCCGGAGGGGCAGGCCAACTACGCGGCCGCCAAGGCCGGTATCACCGCCCTCACTCTTTCCGCCTCACGCGCACTGAACCGATTCGGTGTCCGGGCCAATGCCATCTGCCCGCGGGCGCGTACCGCTATGACCGAACAGGTGTTCAGCGCGGCTCCCGAAGGCGAGGTGGATCCGCTCTCGCCCGACCATGTCGCGCGGCTGGTGGCCTATCTGGCCTCACCTGCGGCGGAGGCGGTCAACGGGCAGGTGTTCGTGGTGTACGGGCCCATGGTGGCGTTGATGGCCGCACCGGTGGTCGAGCAGCGGTTCGACGCGGCGGGTTCGCTTTGGTCAGGTGACGATCTGGCCACCACGCTGACCGGTTACTTCGCCGGACGCGAAGAAGGTCGTACCTTCTCTGCAACGGCTCTGCACGAACTGGGTTGA
- a CDS encoding ferredoxin, translating into MKVSVDFDQCEANGICAGIAPDVFELDDEDMLHVAEGEVAPDQESQVAEAVAQCPKAALRLL; encoded by the coding sequence ATGAAGGTCAGCGTTGACTTCGATCAGTGCGAAGCGAACGGAATCTGTGCGGGAATCGCTCCCGACGTCTTTGAACTCGATGACGAGGACATGCTGCACGTCGCCGAGGGCGAGGTCGCGCCGGATCAGGAGTCGCAAGTGGCCGAGGCGGTCGCGCAATGCCCGAAAGCGGCATTGCGTTTGCTGTGA
- a CDS encoding acyl-CoA dehydrogenase family protein, which produces MRIAYTPEHVQLRAELRDYFARLITPERRAALSSQTGEYGEGNVYREVVAQMGRDGWLALGWPEEFGGQNRPMLDQLIFTDEAAIAGAPVPFLTVNSVAPTIMHYGSEEQKNFFLPKIAAGELHFAIGYSEPGAGTDLASLRTTAVRDGDDYVINGQKMWTSLIAYADYVWLAVRTDPAAKKHKGISMLIVPTTAEGFSWTPVHTMAGPDTSATYYQDVRVPATSLVGPENGGWPLVTNQLNHERVALTSAAALQLALAQTTAWAKETKAADGSRIFDREWVQLNLARVHAKVEYLKLMNWEIASRADAGGDAAPRPWDASACKVYGTELSTEAYRLLMEVLGPQASLRQDSPGSVLRGRLERMHRAALILTFGGGTNEVQRDIIAMTALKQPASGR; this is translated from the coding sequence ATGCGCATTGCGTATACCCCGGAACATGTTCAGCTACGCGCCGAGTTGCGCGATTACTTCGCACGGTTGATCACCCCCGAACGGCGAGCGGCACTGAGCTCACAGACCGGCGAGTACGGCGAGGGCAATGTGTACCGCGAGGTCGTCGCGCAAATGGGTCGCGACGGCTGGCTGGCACTGGGCTGGCCGGAGGAATTCGGCGGCCAGAACCGGCCGATGCTGGACCAGCTGATCTTCACCGACGAAGCCGCCATCGCGGGGGCTCCGGTACCGTTCCTGACCGTCAACTCGGTCGCGCCGACGATCATGCACTACGGCAGCGAGGAGCAGAAGAACTTCTTCCTGCCCAAGATCGCCGCCGGTGAGCTGCACTTCGCCATCGGTTACTCCGAACCCGGCGCGGGCACCGACCTGGCCAGTCTGCGCACCACCGCGGTACGCGACGGCGACGACTATGTGATCAACGGTCAGAAGATGTGGACCAGCCTCATCGCCTACGCCGACTACGTCTGGCTGGCGGTGCGCACCGATCCCGCCGCCAAGAAACACAAGGGCATCAGCATGCTGATCGTGCCCACGACCGCCGAGGGTTTCTCCTGGACCCCGGTCCACACCATGGCCGGGCCCGATACCAGCGCCACCTACTACCAGGACGTACGCGTCCCGGCGACCTCGCTCGTCGGCCCGGAGAACGGCGGCTGGCCGCTGGTCACCAATCAGCTCAACCACGAACGCGTCGCACTGACCTCCGCCGCCGCGCTCCAGCTGGCACTGGCCCAGACGACCGCGTGGGCGAAGGAAACGAAGGCCGCCGACGGCTCCCGGATCTTCGACCGCGAATGGGTCCAGCTGAACCTGGCCCGGGTACACGCCAAGGTCGAATACCTCAAGCTCATGAACTGGGAGATCGCCAGCCGCGCCGATGCCGGTGGCGACGCCGCGCCCCGGCCCTGGGACGCGTCGGCGTGCAAGGTCTACGGCACCGAACTGTCGACCGAGGCCTACCGGCTGCTCATGGAGGTCCTCGGGCCCCAGGCCTCGCTGCGGCAGGACTCCCCCGGTTCGGTGCTACGCGGCCGGCTCGAGCGGATGCACCGGGCCGCCCTGATCCTCACTTTCGGCGGCGGCACCAACGAGGTGCAGCGCGACATCATCGCCATGACCGCCCTGAAGCAGCCCGCCTCCGGCCGCTGA